A genomic stretch from Corynebacterium faecale includes:
- the gltX gene encoding glutamate--tRNA ligase has translation MTDVRVRFCPSPTGTPHVGLVRTALFNWAYARHTGGKLIFRIEDTDAARDSEESYAALLDAMNWLGLTWDEGVETGGPHEPYRQSQRSDIYQDVLKKLIDSGEVYPAYSTAEEVEERHKAAGRDPKLGYDNYDRELNDEQITAFEAEGRKPVWRLRMPDQDWKWTDLVRGEVEFKSFTQPDFVVARSNGQPLYTLVNPVDDALMEITHVLRGEDLLPSTPRQIALYEALKRIGVAKQTPTFGHLPFVMGEGNKKLSKRDPQSDLFKHRANGIIPEGMLNYLGLLGWSLSADQDIFTVDEFIANFDIADVLGNPARFDQKKLEAINADHIRMLDPQVFEQRLRAHLTEFTDFPEDYPADKFTIVAELVQTRIKTLGEAYGLIKFLVTSDEDLVLDEKAAKKNLKEAAIEPLDAGIAALEAIDEWTTPAIEAALTKALIEDLGLKPRVAYGALRVATSGEAVSPPLFESMELLGRESTLTRLRAARAVTPYQAAE, from the coding sequence CCGCATCGAGGATACCGATGCGGCGCGTGACTCCGAGGAGTCCTACGCAGCACTTCTCGACGCCATGAACTGGCTCGGCCTCACCTGGGATGAGGGCGTGGAAACCGGTGGCCCACACGAGCCCTACCGCCAGTCCCAGCGCTCCGACATCTACCAGGACGTGCTGAAGAAGCTCATCGATTCAGGCGAGGTCTACCCGGCCTACTCCACCGCCGAGGAGGTGGAGGAGCGCCACAAGGCCGCTGGGCGCGACCCCAAGCTGGGCTACGACAACTACGACCGGGAGCTTAACGACGAACAGATCACCGCCTTCGAAGCCGAGGGCCGCAAACCGGTCTGGCGCCTTCGTATGCCGGACCAGGACTGGAAGTGGACTGACCTGGTCCGCGGTGAGGTGGAGTTCAAGTCCTTCACCCAGCCTGACTTCGTGGTGGCCCGCTCCAACGGACAGCCCCTATACACCCTGGTCAACCCAGTCGATGATGCACTCATGGAGATCACTCACGTGCTGCGCGGCGAGGATCTCCTGCCGTCCACCCCACGCCAGATCGCCCTCTATGAGGCGCTCAAGCGCATCGGTGTGGCTAAGCAGACCCCGACCTTCGGCCACCTGCCGTTCGTGATGGGTGAGGGCAACAAGAAGCTGTCCAAGCGGGATCCGCAGTCTGACCTGTTCAAGCACCGCGCCAACGGCATCATCCCCGAGGGCATGCTCAATTACCTTGGGCTTCTCGGCTGGTCACTGTCCGCGGATCAGGACATCTTCACCGTGGATGAGTTCATCGCCAACTTCGATATCGCCGATGTGCTGGGTAATCCGGCACGCTTTGATCAGAAGAAGCTCGAGGCGATCAACGCCGATCACATCCGCATGCTGGACCCCCAGGTGTTTGAGCAGCGTCTGCGTGCGCACCTCACCGAGTTCACTGACTTCCCGGAGGACTACCCGGCGGATAAGTTCACCATCGTCGCGGAGCTGGTCCAGACCCGAATCAAGACCCTCGGCGAAGCCTACGGTCTGATCAAGTTCCTGGTCACCTCTGATGAGGATCTGGTGCTCGATGAGAAGGCAGCGAAGAAGAACCTCAAGGAAGCCGCCATTGAGCCCCTGGACGCCGGCATCGCCGCGTTGGAGGCCATCGACGAGTGGACCACCCCTGCGATCGAGGCGGCCCTGACCAAGGCGCTCATCGAGGACCTCGGCCTGAAGCCACGCGTGGCCTATGGAGCCCTGCGAGTGGCCACCTCCGGTGAGGCCGTGTCCCCACCGCTGTTCGAATCCATGGAACTGTTGGGCCGCGAGTCCACCCTGACCCGTCTGCGCGCTGCCCGCGCAGTCACCCCGTACCAGGCTGCGGAATAG
- a CDS encoding SRPBCC domain-containing protein has protein sequence MPFPALLIPLIFWAGVAALSSWAVSRALPLSASHSIEIDAPAEDVWGMITDLGRTPEWNEHIILSSAPAGLVEGGKLRMRTRHPETRHLRASFRSTITTLTPNREMTWEAKILARWILTARDTIELTPLGDNRTEVTQTISFEGTLSPGVPFLTSVGKIQEASNLKLKELVEKA, from the coding sequence ATGCCCTTTCCCGCACTGCTCATCCCGCTGATCTTCTGGGCCGGCGTGGCCGCCCTGTCATCCTGGGCGGTCAGTCGCGCGCTGCCACTTTCAGCCTCGCATTCCATCGAGATCGATGCGCCCGCAGAGGACGTGTGGGGCATGATCACCGATCTCGGGCGCACACCGGAATGGAACGAACACATCATTCTCTCCAGCGCGCCGGCGGGCCTGGTGGAGGGCGGCAAACTGCGCATGCGCACCCGGCATCCGGAAACCAGGCATCTCCGCGCGTCCTTCCGTTCGACCATCACCACGCTCACACCCAACCGGGAGATGACCTGGGAGGCGAAGATCCTCGCCCGCTGGATCCTCACCGCGCGCGACACGATCGAACTCACCCCACTGGGTGACAACCGCACGGAAGTCACCCAGACGATATCCTTCGAGGGCACCCTCTCCCCCGGCGTGCCGTTCCTGACCAGCGTCGGCAAGATCCAGGAGGCCTCCAACCTCAAGCTCAAGGAGCTGGTGGAAAAAGCTTAA
- a CDS encoding MFS transporter: protein MTDTRDTRTSTHPVSEAPGAYRVLTMATLGFTLMFAAWMMFGVLGISIQEEFGLTDVQLSLISSVAILNGSLWRLPAGIITDRIGGRIVMTVLLVLSAIFSFLVSLADSYSMLLGLAFAVGLAGNSFSVGTPWVAAWFSNKRNGFAMGVFGAGNVGASVTKFIGPVLIAATTGSLYFGGVIEGGWRLIPVIYAGALLITAVLLWFLTPSQDKRPGQGRKLSEMLEPLKEGRVWRFSLYYVAVFGAYVALSSWMPKYYIDMYGISTSTAALLTALFIFPASLMRPVGGSLSDRFGARQTTVFALVVMLIASGILALPITINIVVFTLFLFALGVGMGIGKASVFKYIPDYFPGNVGSVGGLVGMFGGLGGAFLPPLFAGVKNATGLDQATFLVIFVLVAFCLAWLLRAITLMKRTSPDPLWRRFGI from the coding sequence ATGACCGACACCCGTGACACCCGCACATCCACTCACCCGGTTTCTGAGGCGCCCGGTGCCTATCGGGTACTGACGATGGCCACCCTCGGCTTCACCCTGATGTTCGCCGCATGGATGATGTTCGGCGTGCTGGGCATCTCCATCCAGGAGGAATTCGGACTCACCGATGTCCAGCTCTCCCTCATCAGCTCGGTAGCCATCCTCAACGGCTCATTGTGGCGCCTACCGGCGGGAATCATCACAGACCGCATCGGCGGACGCATCGTGATGACCGTCCTGTTGGTACTGTCCGCCATCTTCAGTTTCCTCGTCTCACTGGCAGACTCCTACTCCATGCTGCTGGGCCTAGCCTTCGCTGTGGGACTTGCCGGCAACTCCTTCTCCGTGGGAACCCCCTGGGTGGCTGCCTGGTTCAGTAATAAGCGCAATGGTTTTGCGATGGGCGTCTTCGGAGCCGGCAACGTCGGTGCCTCCGTGACCAAGTTCATCGGCCCGGTCCTGATCGCCGCCACCACAGGTTCCCTCTACTTCGGCGGTGTGATCGAAGGTGGCTGGCGCCTGATCCCGGTGATCTACGCGGGGGCATTGCTGATCACGGCGGTGCTGCTGTGGTTCCTCACACCGTCGCAGGATAAACGACCCGGCCAGGGCCGCAAGCTCTCCGAGATGCTCGAACCGCTGAAAGAAGGCCGGGTGTGGCGTTTCAGCCTCTACTACGTGGCAGTCTTCGGCGCCTACGTGGCCCTGTCCTCCTGGATGCCCAAGTACTACATCGACATGTACGGCATCTCCACATCCACCGCGGCACTCCTGACAGCACTGTTCATCTTTCCCGCCTCACTCATGCGCCCGGTGGGAGGATCACTGTCAGACCGCTTCGGCGCACGTCAGACAACGGTGTTCGCACTGGTTGTCATGCTGATCGCCAGTGGCATCCTCGCCCTTCCAATCACCATCAACATCGTGGTGTTCACCCTGTTCCTCTTCGCCTTGGGTGTGGGAATGGGTATCGGAAAGGCCTCGGTGTTCAAGTACATTCCCGACTACTTCCCCGGCAACGTGGGATCCGTCGGCGGGCTGGTGGGAATGTTCGGCGGCCTGGGCGGCGCCTTCCTTCCTCCCCTCTTCGCCGGCGTGAAAAACGCAACCGGCCTGGACCAGGCCACCTTCCTTGTGATCTTTGTTCTGGTGGCCTTCTGCCTGGCCTGGCTGCTACGCGCCATCACCCTGATGAAACGGACCTCGCCCGACCCACTGTGGCGACGATTCGGCATCTGA
- a CDS encoding pyridoxal-phosphate dependent enzyme: protein MNATPGPTIADTIGNTPLVRLDRLTKGWDFSLWAKLEYFNPGGSAKDRTAHAMVAASNLKPGDTVVESSSGNLGIALAREAVLGDWTFHCVVDPRANRATIIHMEALGAVVHRITEPDPETGDWLVARRARVAQLQQEMPEAICLDQYSNTEAFRAHQEGTMAEIVQQLGHAPDHLLVAVSTTGTVGGCLRYIEKNGLSTQVTAVDALGSVLFDGHPGPRHLPGFGAGMVPKLSTQIKPHRVLRVNDRDSVMGARKLVRTETILPGASGGAVIAAVDMLKDTFEPGSDVVVILHDSGTRYIDTIYNDDWVEENL, encoded by the coding sequence ATGAACGCGACACCAGGTCCAACGATTGCCGATACTATCGGCAACACCCCGCTTGTGCGTCTGGACCGGCTCACCAAGGGCTGGGACTTCTCGCTCTGGGCGAAACTCGAGTACTTCAACCCGGGTGGTAGCGCTAAAGACCGCACCGCTCACGCCATGGTGGCGGCCAGCAATCTGAAGCCCGGTGACACCGTGGTGGAATCAAGTTCCGGCAACCTGGGCATCGCGCTGGCCCGTGAAGCCGTGCTCGGTGACTGGACGTTCCACTGCGTGGTGGATCCCCGGGCCAACCGTGCCACCATCATCCACATGGAGGCTCTCGGCGCGGTGGTCCACCGGATCACCGAGCCCGACCCTGAGACCGGTGACTGGCTGGTGGCCCGTCGCGCGCGGGTGGCGCAGCTGCAACAGGAGATGCCGGAGGCGATCTGTCTGGATCAGTATTCCAACACTGAGGCCTTCCGTGCGCACCAGGAGGGCACGATGGCCGAGATTGTGCAGCAGCTCGGCCACGCGCCTGATCACCTGCTGGTGGCGGTGAGCACCACCGGCACCGTCGGCGGCTGCCTCCGTTATATTGAGAAAAACGGCCTTTCCACGCAGGTCACGGCGGTGGATGCCCTGGGGTCTGTGCTTTTCGACGGACACCCCGGCCCCCGCCATCTTCCCGGCTTTGGAGCCGGCATGGTTCCCAAGTTGTCCACGCAGATCAAGCCGCACCGGGTGCTGCGTGTCAATGACCGAGATTCTGTCATGGGCGCCCGCAAGCTGGTTCGAACCGAGACGATTCTCCCGGGGGCATCCGGCGGAGCGGTGATCGCCGCTGTGGATATGCTGAAGGATACGTTTGAGCCGGGTAGTGATGTCGTGGTGATCCTGCATGACAGCGGAACCAGATATATCGACACGATCTACAACGACGACTGGGTGGAGGAAAATCTGTGA
- a CDS encoding FAD/NAD(P)-binding protein has protein sequence MIRVAIIGGGPRGLWASEELLGLARERAVDVDLHVFDDARGVAYADDLPDDWLVNVRSSLIRTQLGGFDDWRGEHDDPFPSRRAVGEFLAASWTALEEHVPMGCALTRHDAHISSLEPDGEGWRVEGGTFDEVLLATGHAHDWPGALQGNDLPEGVRLISSPYPPANLEGIGPDDRVLVRGAALTFIDITRACEPAVFIPVTRTGQLMTVKPDLGDLDVSDLLEEGKEQIRRVADLPALVAVLADTSVRLQELAGRDDDSWGMGIAWRDMYPAIVERASYAGRDSLEGFGELAREMERVAFGPPPESADYLQNLIDTGRVDISHLGRGGEPLKDLVRELDITVVIDGVIPPPGVVPGTLVAQLVDAGHARIRPGTRGLDVEPDGTVVGQHHVAAVGRMTEDVVLGNDTLSRTLHDVIPRWARRVVSGPDQVHGIPPLTARLEPWAADLVADPAACRGLIGEFGSPVNVLHSGSMPRNINELVDAGAQMGVDTRIFFARKANKGLTFVDAVRDAGHGVDVASEHELTQVLGRGVPGDRIILSAAIKPDRLLELAIANGVVISADSRAELDRIATLAGDRVALVAPRVAPDPATLPPTRFGERTGDWARHLAAPVTGVEIVGLHVHLHGYGAADRATALRECCALIDALTTAGHTPHFIDLGGGVPMSYIDSPGQWSRYHAARHAVLDGYADPFTWKADPLNNTYPFHQSPVRGPWLKEVLGDGVAEILTERGLRLHLEPGRSLLDGCGLILAEVAFVKTRSDGLPLVGLAMNRTQCRTTSDDYLIDPLHITDAADGEELEAYLVGAYCIEDELILRRRIRFPRGVKPGDIIGIPNTAGYFMHILESASHQIPLAKNVVWPAGELDDIDR, from the coding sequence GTGATCAGGGTGGCGATCATCGGGGGAGGGCCCCGTGGATTATGGGCCTCGGAGGAACTGCTGGGACTGGCCAGGGAACGCGCAGTGGATGTGGATCTCCACGTCTTCGATGACGCACGGGGTGTGGCCTATGCTGACGACCTTCCCGATGACTGGCTGGTCAATGTCCGTTCCTCCCTGATCCGCACGCAGCTGGGTGGTTTTGATGACTGGCGTGGTGAACATGATGATCCTTTCCCATCGCGTCGTGCGGTGGGGGAGTTCCTTGCTGCTTCCTGGACGGCATTGGAGGAGCACGTGCCCATGGGGTGCGCCTTGACCAGGCACGATGCCCATATAAGTTCCCTCGAGCCCGACGGCGAGGGTTGGCGTGTGGAAGGCGGCACCTTTGATGAGGTGCTGTTGGCCACTGGGCATGCCCATGACTGGCCTGGTGCCCTGCAGGGGAACGACCTCCCGGAGGGTGTCCGTCTCATCAGCTCCCCGTATCCACCTGCGAACCTTGAGGGCATCGGGCCGGATGACCGCGTGCTGGTGCGTGGGGCCGCCCTGACCTTCATCGACATCACCCGCGCCTGCGAGCCTGCGGTGTTCATCCCGGTGACCCGCACCGGTCAGCTCATGACCGTGAAACCTGATCTGGGTGACCTGGATGTGTCTGACCTGCTGGAGGAGGGCAAGGAGCAGATCCGTCGTGTTGCTGATCTTCCTGCCCTGGTCGCGGTGCTGGCGGATACTTCTGTGCGCCTGCAGGAGCTGGCCGGACGCGATGATGACAGCTGGGGCATGGGTATTGCCTGGCGCGATATGTACCCGGCCATTGTGGAACGGGCCTCCTATGCGGGCCGTGACAGCCTGGAGGGCTTCGGGGAGCTGGCGCGTGAGATGGAACGCGTGGCTTTCGGCCCGCCTCCGGAAAGCGCCGACTATCTGCAGAACCTCATCGATACCGGACGGGTGGACATCTCCCATCTGGGCCGAGGTGGCGAACCACTCAAGGATCTAGTCCGGGAACTTGATATCACCGTGGTCATTGATGGCGTCATCCCGCCACCCGGTGTTGTTCCCGGCACCCTGGTGGCCCAGCTCGTGGACGCTGGTCATGCGCGTATCCGCCCCGGCACCCGTGGTCTGGATGTGGAGCCCGATGGCACCGTGGTCGGGCAACACCACGTGGCTGCCGTGGGTCGGATGACCGAGGATGTGGTCCTGGGCAATGACACCCTCTCACGCACCCTCCATGACGTGATCCCGCGCTGGGCCCGCCGGGTGGTCTCAGGCCCGGATCAGGTCCACGGCATCCCGCCGTTGACCGCCCGCCTGGAGCCCTGGGCGGCTGACCTGGTTGCTGATCCAGCAGCCTGCCGCGGCCTGATCGGCGAATTCGGCAGCCCCGTCAACGTCCTGCACTCCGGTTCCATGCCACGCAATATCAACGAGCTGGTGGATGCCGGCGCGCAGATGGGCGTGGACACCCGCATCTTCTTCGCCCGCAAGGCCAACAAGGGACTGACCTTCGTGGACGCGGTCCGCGACGCCGGACACGGCGTGGATGTGGCCAGCGAACACGAACTGACCCAGGTGCTCGGGCGTGGGGTTCCAGGTGATCGCATCATCTTATCCGCGGCGATCAAACCGGATCGCCTGCTGGAGTTGGCCATTGCCAACGGTGTGGTCATCTCTGCGGATTCCCGCGCTGAACTTGACCGCATCGCCACCTTGGCTGGCGACCGGGTGGCACTCGTGGCACCCCGGGTCGCACCTGATCCAGCCACATTGCCACCCACCCGCTTCGGCGAACGCACCGGCGACTGGGCCCGCCACCTCGCCGCGCCGGTCACCGGCGTGGAGATCGTGGGCCTCCACGTGCACCTCCACGGGTACGGCGCAGCAGACCGCGCGACGGCGCTGCGGGAGTGCTGTGCGCTTATCGACGCCCTCACCACCGCCGGACACACCCCCCACTTCATTGACCTGGGCGGAGGAGTCCCGATGAGTTATATCGATTCCCCCGGACAATGGTCCCGGTACCACGCAGCCCGCCACGCCGTTTTAGATGGATACGCCGATCCCTTCACCTGGAAGGCGGATCCCCTGAACAACACCTACCCCTTCCACCAGTCACCCGTGCGCGGCCCGTGGTTGAAGGAGGTGCTCGGGGATGGTGTGGCGGAGATACTCACCGAGCGTGGCTTGCGGCTGCATTTGGAACCCGGGCGCAGCCTGCTCGACGGATGTGGCCTCATTCTCGCGGAGGTGGCTTTTGTGAAAACGCGTAGTGATGGCCTGCCCCTGGTCGGCCTGGCCATGAACCGCACCCAATGCCGCACCACCTCCGATGATTACCTCATTGATCCGCTCCACATCACCGATGCCGCCGATGGGGAAGAGCTGGAGGCCTATCTGGTGGGTGCGTACTGCATCGAGGATGAACTGATCCTGCGCCGGCGTATCCGCTTCCCCCGGGGTGTGAAGCCAGGAGATATCATCGGCATCCCCAACACCGCCGGATACTTCATGCACATTCTGGAAAGTGCCTCGCATCAGATTCCGCTGGCCAAGAATGTGGTGTGGCCAGCCGGGGAGCTGGATGATATTGACCGCTAA
- a CDS encoding HD domain-containing protein, translated as MSILTPRLRRAINTASVAHRDHVRKGSGIPYITHLFSVMYLLRSVTKDEDVLIAGLLHDTLEDVPEHYSAAQMEADFGPRVLGLVRDLTKDDSLPLWRDRADSYLDHLEHRAHEDAVLISLADKTHNLMSTLDDLAVMGESLWDRFNSTKEENQWWYAEIHRVAVTRVGENQLTVQLGELVERLRAC; from the coding sequence ATGAGCATTCTCACCCCCAGGCTGCGCCGGGCCATCAATACCGCATCCGTTGCCCACCGCGATCATGTACGCAAGGGAAGTGGGATCCCGTATATCACCCATCTGTTCTCCGTGATGTATCTGTTGCGGTCGGTGACGAAGGATGAGGATGTGCTGATCGCCGGCTTGCTGCACGACACGCTTGAGGATGTCCCGGAGCACTATTCTGCAGCGCAGATGGAGGCGGATTTCGGTCCGCGGGTATTGGGCCTCGTGCGGGATCTGACCAAGGATGATTCCCTGCCCCTCTGGCGGGACCGCGCCGATTCCTATCTTGACCACCTGGAACACCGTGCTCATGAAGATGCGGTGCTGATCAGCCTGGCGGATAAGACACATAACCTGATGTCCACCCTTGATGATCTCGCGGTGATGGGGGAATCACTCTGGGACCGGTTCAACTCCACCAAGGAAGAGAACCAGTGGTGGTACGCCGAGATTCACCGGGTGGCGGTGACACGGGTGGGGGAGAATCAGCTGACTGTCCAGCTGGGGGAGCTGGTGGAGCGGCTCCGGGCCTGCTAG
- a CDS encoding IclR family transcriptional regulator has protein sequence MGQQETNEISTESGIKVLDRAVTILNVIAEQPRSLAELAAATDLPRATAHRLASALEVHGMLARSRDNRWTIGARLASLGARGTDTLIDIAVPIMTDLMEHTGESVQLYRLTGNTRTCVASQEPSSGLKNVVPVGTRMPLNAGSAARVFAAFNPSVAPEAFAATDLEQVRATGLAESVSEREVGLASLSCPVFDTNGTMIAVLSISGVADRLRPHPAAMWGTELIQAAERLGALL, from the coding sequence ATGGGACAGCAAGAAACTAATGAGATCTCCACCGAGAGTGGCATCAAGGTCCTCGACCGCGCAGTGACCATCCTCAATGTCATCGCGGAACAGCCACGATCGCTGGCAGAGCTCGCAGCAGCCACCGATCTCCCCCGCGCCACGGCACACCGCCTGGCCTCCGCACTCGAGGTGCACGGCATGCTGGCACGCTCCCGCGACAACCGCTGGACCATCGGCGCCCGCCTGGCCTCCCTCGGCGCCCGTGGCACCGACACCCTCATCGACATCGCCGTCCCCATCATGACCGATCTGATGGAACACACCGGTGAATCCGTCCAGCTCTACCGCCTCACCGGCAACACCCGAACCTGTGTCGCCAGTCAGGAACCATCCTCAGGACTGAAGAACGTGGTTCCGGTGGGCACCCGCATGCCCCTCAACGCCGGTTCCGCAGCCCGTGTGTTCGCCGCCTTCAACCCCTCCGTGGCACCGGAGGCCTTCGCAGCAACAGACCTCGAACAAGTCCGCGCAACCGGCCTGGCTGAATCCGTGAGTGAACGCGAAGTTGGCCTGGCCAGCCTGTCCTGCCCCGTTTTTGACACCAATGGCACGATGATCGCCGTGCTGTCCATCTCCGGCGTGGCAGATCGCCTCCGCCCCCACCCCGCAGCGATGTGGGGCACCGAGCTCATCCAGGCGGCAGAGCGACTGGGGGCTTTGCTCTAG
- the leuC gene encoding 3-isopropylmalate dehydratase large subunit, giving the protein MTSPVDASTSNEKLTLAEKVWRDHVVSKGENGEPDLLYIDLQLLHEVTSPQAFDGLRMAGRKLRRPDLHLATEDHNVPTEGIKTGSLLEINDQISRLQVSTLRDNCKEFGVRLHPMGDVRQGIVHTVGPQLGATQPGMTIVCGDSHTSTHGAFGSIAFGIGTSEVEHVMATQTLPLKPFKTMAIEVSGELQPGVSSKDLILAIIAKIGTGGGQGYILEYRGEAIRKMSMDARMTICNMSIEAGARAGMIAPDETTFEYVQGREMAPTGADWDEAVAYWKTLPTDEGAEFDKVVHIDGSSLTPFITWGTNPGQGLPLSENVPNPEDFTNDNDKAAAEKALEYMDLTPGMPLRDIKVDTVFLGSCTNARFEDLEIAAEILKGRKVADSIRMMVVPSSTWIKQEAEAAGLDKIFIDAGAEWRTAGCSMCLGMNPDQLKPGERSASTSNRNFEGRQGPGGRTHLVSPAVAAATAVRGTLSSPADL; this is encoded by the coding sequence ATGACCAGCCCCGTGGATGCCAGCACCTCGAATGAGAAGCTGACCCTGGCAGAAAAGGTATGGCGCGACCATGTCGTGTCCAAGGGAGAGAACGGCGAACCCGATCTCCTCTATATCGATCTGCAGCTGCTCCATGAAGTCACCTCCCCGCAGGCCTTCGACGGTCTGCGCATGGCCGGCCGTAAGCTGCGCCGTCCCGATCTGCACCTGGCCACCGAGGACCACAACGTGCCCACCGAGGGCATCAAGACGGGTTCCCTGCTGGAGATCAATGACCAGATCTCCCGCCTGCAGGTGTCCACGCTGCGTGATAACTGCAAGGAATTCGGTGTGCGCCTGCACCCGATGGGTGATGTCCGTCAGGGCATCGTCCACACCGTCGGCCCACAGCTGGGTGCCACCCAGCCGGGCATGACCATCGTCTGCGGTGACTCCCACACCTCCACCCACGGTGCGTTTGGTTCCATCGCCTTCGGCATCGGAACGTCTGAAGTCGAACACGTCATGGCCACCCAGACCCTGCCATTGAAGCCTTTCAAGACCATGGCCATTGAGGTCTCCGGTGAATTGCAGCCGGGTGTGTCCTCCAAGGATCTGATCCTGGCGATCATCGCCAAGATCGGCACCGGCGGCGGTCAGGGCTACATCCTGGAATACCGCGGCGAGGCCATCCGCAAGATGTCCATGGATGCCCGCATGACCATCTGCAACATGTCCATCGAAGCAGGCGCCCGCGCCGGCATGATCGCACCCGATGAGACCACCTTTGAGTATGTCCAGGGCCGCGAGATGGCTCCGACCGGCGCTGACTGGGACGAGGCCGTTGCCTACTGGAAGACTCTGCCCACCGATGAGGGCGCGGAGTTTGACAAGGTTGTGCACATCGACGGCTCCTCACTGACCCCCTTTATCACCTGGGGCACCAACCCGGGCCAGGGCCTGCCGCTGTCGGAGAATGTCCCCAACCCTGAGGACTTCACCAATGACAACGACAAGGCTGCCGCCGAAAAGGCTCTGGAGTACATGGACCTGACTCCGGGCATGCCACTGCGTGATATCAAGGTGGACACCGTCTTCCTGGGGTCCTGCACCAACGCCCGCTTCGAGGACCTGGAGATCGCCGCCGAGATCCTCAAGGGCCGCAAGGTCGCCGATAGCATCCGCATGATGGTGGTCCCATCCTCAACCTGGATCAAGCAGGAAGCCGAAGCCGCTGGTCTGGACAAGATCTTCATTGATGCCGGTGCCGAGTGGCGTACCGCAGGTTGCTCCATGTGCCTGGGCATGAACCCGGATCAGCTGAAGCCGGGCGAGCGCTCCGCGTCCACCTCCAACCGTAACTTCGAAGGCCGTCAGGGTCCCGGCGGTCGCACCCACCTGGTGTCCCCGGCTGTTGCCGCCGCCACCGCGGTCCGTGGCACCCTGTCCTCACCAGCGGATCTGTAA
- the leuD gene encoding 3-isopropylmalate dehydratase small subunit, protein MEKFTKYTGVGVPLQRSNVDTDQIIPAVYLKRVTRTGFEDGLFSNWRKSDPNFILNQETYKNGSVLIAGPDFGTGSSREHAVWALMDYGFRAVFSSRFADIFRGNSGKAGMLTGLMEQSDIELLWKLMEQNPGLEMTVDLENQIVTAGDTVVSFEVDPYIRWRLMEGLDDVGLTLRKTDDIEAYEAARPAFKPSAL, encoded by the coding sequence ATGGAGAAGTTCACCAAGTACACCGGCGTCGGCGTTCCACTGCAGCGTTCCAACGTGGATACCGACCAGATCATCCCCGCCGTCTACCTCAAGCGCGTCACCCGCACCGGTTTCGAGGACGGCCTGTTCTCCAACTGGCGCAAGAGTGACCCCAACTTCATCCTCAACCAAGAGACCTATAAGAACGGGTCCGTCCTGATCGCCGGCCCTGATTTCGGCACCGGTTCCTCCCGCGAGCACGCTGTCTGGGCCCTGATGGACTATGGTTTCCGAGCCGTGTTCTCCTCCCGCTTCGCCGATATCTTCCGCGGCAACTCAGGCAAGGCCGGCATGCTCACCGGCCTGATGGAGCAGTCTGATATCGAGCTGCTGTGGAAGCTCATGGAGCAGAACCCCGGCCTGGAAATGACCGTTGATCTGGAGAACCAGATCGTCACCGCCGGCGATACCGTGGTCAGCTTCGAGGTTGATCCCTACATCCGCTGGCGCCTGATGGAGGGCCTGGACGATGTCGGCCTCACCCTCCGCAAGACCGATGATATTGAAGCCTACGAGGCTGCCCGCCCGGCCTTTAAGCCGAGCGCGCTTTAA